A window of the Candidatus Margulisiibacteriota bacterium genome harbors these coding sequences:
- a CDS encoding IS110 family transposase, with translation MSKTLFVGIDAHSESNTACFLDQEGKIILKSFPFPNNLPGAQGLEAKIVSVMNENNFDSLKIAAESTSFYSLHLVEFLATSSVISPFAPLVYQFNPKLTNAFKKAYPDKDKTDNIDAFVVADRLRFGRLPEPYNVQQPYVPLRRLTRYRFHLVESISREKNYFLSHLFLKFSSFSSLEPFSNPFGAASMALITENLSADELAAMPVDDLVQFVIHHGKNRFPNPGKIAEALKKVARESYRIRPALADSVNLILAMSLRSIKALTASLKEVDKAIADEFKAFPNTLLSVPGLGPVYSAGILSEIGNIKSFSSQDKLAKFAGLTWRKNQSGGFQAENTRMTKTGNQYLRYYLIEAANSLRMHNEEFKAYYRSKHGEVPKHQHKRAVSLTARKLVRLVFFLLKNNQLYQPPAKRRSATI, from the coding sequence ATGTCAAAGACCCTTTTCGTCGGCATTGACGCCCATTCAGAATCAAATACCGCTTGCTTCCTCGACCAGGAAGGAAAGATTATCCTCAAATCTTTTCCCTTCCCTAACAATCTCCCCGGCGCTCAAGGCCTGGAAGCCAAAATTGTTTCTGTTATGAACGAAAACAATTTCGATTCCCTTAAAATCGCCGCCGAGTCCACTTCCTTTTACAGTCTTCATCTCGTCGAGTTTCTGGCGACCTCTTCGGTTATCTCTCCCTTCGCTCCTCTGGTCTATCAGTTCAATCCCAAACTCACCAATGCTTTCAAAAAAGCTTATCCCGACAAGGACAAAACCGACAACATTGACGCCTTTGTTGTGGCCGACCGTCTTCGCTTTGGCCGACTCCCTGAACCCTACAATGTCCAACAGCCCTATGTCCCTTTGCGCCGTCTGACCCGCTATCGCTTTCATCTGGTCGAATCAATTTCCAGAGAGAAAAACTATTTCCTCTCCCATCTCTTCCTCAAGTTTTCGTCTTTCTCTTCGCTTGAGCCGTTTAGCAATCCCTTCGGTGCCGCCAGTATGGCCTTGATCACTGAAAACTTGTCTGCCGATGAATTAGCCGCCATGCCGGTTGATGACCTCGTCCAATTCGTAATTCATCACGGCAAAAACCGCTTTCCCAATCCCGGTAAAATCGCTGAGGCCTTAAAGAAAGTCGCTCGCGAGTCATATCGCATCCGCCCCGCTCTGGCCGACTCCGTCAATCTCATTTTGGCCATGTCGTTGCGCTCCATCAAAGCTCTCACTGCTTCCCTTAAAGAAGTCGACAAAGCTATCGCCGATGAGTTTAAAGCTTTTCCCAATACCTTGCTTTCTGTCCCGGGACTTGGGCCCGTCTACAGTGCCGGTATCCTCTCGGAAATCGGCAACATCAAATCCTTCTCTTCCCAGGACAAGCTTGCCAAGTTTGCCGGCCTGACCTGGCGTAAAAATCAATCCGGTGGTTTTCAAGCCGAAAACACCCGAATGACCAAAACCGGCAATCAATATCTTCGCTACTACTTGATCGAGGCCGCTAATTCGTTGAGAATGCACAACGAAGAGTTTAAGGCCTACTATCGATCAAAGCACGGCGAAGTGCCCAAGCACCAACACAAGCGTGCGGTCTCGCTAACTGCGAGAAAATTGGTGAGATTGGTTTTCTTTCTGCTCAAGAACAACCAGCTCTACCAGCCACCCGCAAAAAGGAGGTCCGCAACTATTTAA